The following are encoded in a window of Solidesulfovibrio fructosivorans JJ] genomic DNA:
- a CDS encoding lytic transglycosylase domain-containing protein: MQNSPRPRTLAAMFAPRRLLPALVLAALAVAPQARADTIYEYRDAKGSIHLSNKKLNDRYRPFDYMRLPAGTDERKVIPFIRYYCRRSGMDPRLVTAMVEVESGFETRAVSPKGAAGLMQIMPDTGRDLGLDDAFDGASNLEAGIRYMRRLLDAYGDVRLALAAYNAGPGRVPKGGPIPDIPETRDYVAKVMARVGPR, from the coding sequence TTGCAAAATTCGCCACGGCCACGCACACTGGCCGCCATGTTCGCGCCGCGCCGCCTCCTTCCGGCCCTCGTGCTGGCCGCCCTTGCCGTCGCGCCACAGGCAAGGGCCGACACCATCTACGAATACCGCGACGCCAAGGGCTCCATCCACCTCAGCAACAAAAAGCTCAACGACCGCTACAGGCCCTTCGACTACATGCGCCTGCCCGCCGGCACGGACGAACGCAAGGTCATTCCCTTCATCCGCTACTACTGCCGCCGCAGCGGCATGGACCCGCGCCTCGTGACCGCCATGGTGGAAGTGGAGTCCGGCTTCGAGACCCGGGCCGTCTCCCCGAAAGGCGCGGCCGGGCTCATGCAGATCATGCCCGACACCGGCAGGGATCTGGGCCTCGACGACGCCTTCGACGGCGCAAGCAACCTGGAGGCAGGCATACGCTACATGCGCCGGCTGCTCGACGCCTACGGCGACGTGCGCCTGGCCCTGGCCGCCTACAACGCCGGACCCGGCCGCGTCCCAAAAGGCGGTCCCATCCCCGATATCCCCGAAACCCGGGATTACGTGGCCAAGGTCATGGCCCGGGTCGGACCCCGCTGA
- a CDS encoding L-type lectin family protein, translating into MDCDGGSVSNTETIIPVVPQSGSTLLFSVGALVVLSGLAAGLILTSPHAVLTTQAGANEMRAYYLALSGLNFWADGRSGTFSIGDDAITLTQSGPDAVGAVTVTSIGTVDPGSPRETNVRVAMRRQTAATITFANDIDAFKAPTLGETTNVAEAILVFGTDASKASNSLSYAEWVSLWAQYASRYVDGWVRLGGGTSDSSAAVWYTGSKAACDAGKCAFGSGLRVSFGFTFDDYDNSSDSKERGDGFTFAIVTAENDPEAAAGGPTFGRMGEYLGYAGPGISGQGIKAPKMAIEVDTYPNRGGGNPASSNSRRDKSNANHVAIVYWGGTETNCDDNTHGAGDSPRNPDKTSSGYQERVVPRGGANWLEDAEEHAMRVEIHRATESGEGVYTVLAWIDPTGTGKSDVTADYTAEPALVSSTVRLAAADHARLDAIRFGWTEATGAETQTVAIHDFALAFRH; encoded by the coding sequence ATGGATTGTGACGGTGGGTCTGTATCGAATACCGAAACGATCATTCCGGTTGTTCCCCAATCCGGCTCCACCCTCCTTTTCTCCGTCGGCGCGCTCGTTGTTCTCTCCGGCCTGGCCGCGGGCCTCATCCTCACCTCTCCCCATGCCGTGCTCACGACACAGGCCGGCGCAAACGAAATGCGCGCCTATTACCTTGCCCTGTCCGGCCTCAACTTCTGGGCAGACGGCCGCAGCGGCACCTTTTCCATAGGCGACGACGCCATCACCCTCACCCAGTCCGGCCCGGACGCCGTCGGCGCGGTGACCGTGACCAGCATCGGCACCGTGGACCCCGGTTCGCCGCGCGAAACCAACGTGCGCGTCGCCATGCGCCGCCAAACCGCCGCCACCATCACCTTCGCCAACGATATCGACGCGTTCAAGGCCCCGACCCTCGGCGAAACCACCAATGTGGCGGAGGCCATCCTCGTCTTTGGCACCGATGCCTCCAAGGCGTCCAATAGTCTTTCCTATGCGGAATGGGTTTCGCTGTGGGCCCAATACGCCAGCCGCTACGTTGACGGCTGGGTGCGCCTTGGCGGCGGAACGTCCGACTCGAGCGCGGCCGTGTGGTACACCGGCAGCAAGGCCGCCTGCGACGCGGGGAAATGCGCCTTCGGCAGCGGCCTGCGCGTCTCCTTCGGCTTCACTTTCGACGACTACGACAATTCCTCCGACTCCAAGGAGCGGGGAGACGGCTTCACCTTCGCCATAGTGACGGCCGAAAACGATCCCGAGGCCGCCGCCGGCGGCCCGACGTTCGGCAGAATGGGCGAATATTTGGGCTATGCCGGCCCGGGAATCAGCGGGCAGGGCATAAAAGCCCCGAAAATGGCTATCGAAGTGGACACCTACCCGAACAGGGGCGGCGGAAACCCGGCGTCGTCCAATTCCCGGCGCGACAAATCCAACGCCAATCACGTGGCCATCGTCTATTGGGGCGGGACGGAAACGAACTGCGACGACAATACCCACGGCGCGGGGGATTCCCCCCGGAATCCGGACAAGACCAGCTCCGGCTACCAGGAACGGGTCGTACCGCGCGGTGGGGCGAACTGGCTCGAAGACGCCGAGGAACACGCCATGCGCGTGGAAATCCACCGCGCGACCGAAAGCGGGGAGGGCGTCTACACCGTGCTGGCCTGGATCGACCCGACAGGCACGGGAAAAAGCGACGTGACAGCCGACTACACGGCGGAGCCCGCCCTCGTATCGAGCACCGTGCGCCTGGCCGCCGCCGACCACGCCAGACTCGACGCCATACGCTTCGGCTGGACCGAGGCCACGGGCGCGGAGACCCAGACCGTGGCCATACACGACTTCGCCCTGGCCTTTCGCCACTAA
- a CDS encoding MATE family efflux transporter: MKRWHGPGGYAHVLRVGLPLLAGMASLTAMHLTDRLFLSWYSQDALAAVMPSGSAFFLCTSFFLGTVGYAGVLIAQNVGAGRPKDIGAVLWQGVYFALASCLTLAALSFASEAVFDAMGHAPEVRRLEVIYFRVLMLGAGLMVLEASLAAFFSGRGLTRAVMLVNFGGALLNIPLNYMLIFGRLGFPALGVTGSALATVAAWGAMAAIYGVLIFTRKNDRLFHVRRAVRPDPAIFRKLVVLGTPGGTQFFLDMFAVTVFIALAGRLGTTELAATSLVVSANTPAFLPLLGLSSGLAVVVGQSMGAGRPDLARRAAGSALRLMAAYMAVMIVVFLGLPEQLAAFFRPHGDDAGFVRVVALCRPLFAWCAAIGCCDIVIHMGFGVLRGAGDTRFLMLSAAAVSVLALILPAWLAVTYVHVGIVALWSVFFLYVLTLAVVLTLRYKSGAWQKIRLVAPAHA, from the coding sequence ATGAAACGCTGGCATGGGCCTGGCGGCTATGCCCATGTGCTGCGGGTCGGATTGCCGCTTTTGGCAGGCATGGCTTCCCTTACCGCCATGCATCTGACCGACAGGCTCTTTCTGAGCTGGTACAGCCAGGACGCCCTGGCCGCAGTCATGCCCTCGGGATCGGCTTTTTTCCTGTGCACATCCTTTTTTCTCGGCACGGTGGGCTACGCCGGCGTGCTCATCGCCCAGAACGTGGGCGCGGGCAGGCCCAAGGACATCGGCGCGGTGCTGTGGCAGGGCGTGTATTTCGCTCTGGCCTCCTGCCTGACCCTGGCCGCCCTGTCCTTCGCCTCGGAGGCCGTCTTTGACGCCATGGGCCATGCGCCCGAGGTGCGGCGGCTGGAAGTAATCTATTTCCGGGTGCTCATGCTCGGCGCCGGGCTCATGGTGCTCGAGGCCTCCCTGGCCGCCTTTTTCAGCGGCCGGGGCCTCACCCGGGCGGTGATGCTGGTCAATTTCGGCGGTGCGCTGCTTAATATCCCGCTGAACTACATGCTCATTTTCGGCCGTCTGGGCTTTCCGGCCCTGGGCGTGACCGGTTCGGCCCTGGCCACGGTGGCCGCCTGGGGGGCGATGGCCGCCATCTACGGCGTCCTGATTTTCACGCGGAAAAACGACCGGCTCTTCCACGTGCGCCGCGCCGTTCGCCCGGATCCGGCGATTTTTCGCAAGCTCGTGGTCCTGGGAACGCCGGGCGGGACCCAGTTTTTCCTCGACATGTTCGCGGTGACGGTCTTCATCGCCCTGGCCGGCCGGCTTGGCACCACCGAGCTTGCCGCCACGAGTCTGGTCGTGTCCGCCAACACGCCGGCCTTTTTGCCGCTGCTCGGCCTGTCCTCGGGGCTGGCCGTGGTGGTGGGGCAATCCATGGGCGCGGGACGGCCGGATCTGGCCAGGCGCGCCGCCGGCAGCGCCTTGCGCCTGATGGCCGCCTATATGGCGGTCATGATCGTCGTCTTTCTGGGCTTGCCGGAGCAGTTGGCGGCGTTTTTCCGGCCGCATGGGGATGATGCCGGTTTTGTCCGCGTCGTGGCCTTGTGCCGGCCGCTTTTTGCCTGGTGCGCGGCCATCGGCTGCTGCGACATCGTGATCCACATGGGGTTCGGCGTGCTGCGCGGCGCGGGCGACACCCGCTTTCTCATGCTGTCCGCGGCCGCCGTTTCCGTCTTGGCCCTGATCCTGCCGGCCTGGCTGGCCGTGACCTACGTCCATGTCGGCATCGTGGCCCTGTGGAGCGTGTTTTTCCTCTACGTGCTCACGCTGGCCGTGGTGCTGACCTTGCGTTACAAAAGCGGGGCTTGGCAGAAGATACGCCTTGTCGCCCCGGCTCACGCGTAG
- a CDS encoding polysaccharide deacetylase family protein, translated as MRAERLVAAGSAVLCLLLLLGAVPVRAATILVYHSFGGRSSMSISLAAFAAQLDYLERTGHKVISLDELVRCIDEKRNPPEGAVVIAIDDGWSSVMDAYAELKRRDLPFTLFLPMAYVGNPGSPKTLSQADIDELKTYPKVTFANHSYSHSPRLTRDAAFAREDIRKSVERFRKVIGHDTKYFAYPYGSTNAAYTKMLEEAGFAYRFVTGYQPVSAQTEATAIPRVAAHHLSLPLLAAVLRDHEAMMARVKAAPGSSGPMLSARPPAEKIPRNIE; from the coding sequence ATGCGCGCCGAAAGGCTTGTCGCCGCCGGGTCGGCGGTCTTGTGCCTGCTGCTGCTCCTCGGGGCGGTCCCGGTTCGGGCCGCGACCATCCTCGTCTACCACAGTTTCGGCGGTCGCTCGTCCATGTCCATTTCCCTGGCGGCGTTTGCGGCCCAGCTCGACTACCTGGAACGCACCGGCCACAAGGTCATTTCCCTGGACGAACTGGTCCGCTGCATCGACGAAAAGCGCAACCCGCCGGAAGGGGCGGTGGTCATCGCCATCGACGACGGCTGGTCTTCGGTCATGGACGCCTATGCGGAGCTCAAGCGCCGCGACCTGCCCTTCACGCTCTTTTTGCCCATGGCCTACGTGGGCAACCCGGGCAGCCCCAAAACGCTGTCCCAGGCCGATATCGACGAACTCAAGACCTACCCCAAGGTCACCTTCGCCAACCATTCCTACAGCCATTCCCCCCGCCTGACCCGGGATGCGGCTTTCGCCCGCGAGGACATCCGCAAAAGCGTGGAGCGTTTCCGGAAGGTGATCGGCCACGACACCAAGTATTTCGCCTACCCCTACGGCTCGACCAACGCGGCCTATACCAAGATGCTCGAGGAAGCGGGGTTTGCCTACCGCTTCGTGACCGGCTATCAGCCGGTCAGCGCCCAGACTGAGGCCACGGCCATCCCGCGCGTCGCCGCCCATCATCTGTCCCTGCCGCTGCTCGCCGCCGTGCTGCGCGACCACGAGGCCATGATGGCCCGGGTGAAGGCCGCGCCCGGTTCCTCCGGCCCCATGCTCTCGGCCAGGCCGCCGGCGGAAAAGATTCCGCGAAACATCGAATAG
- a CDS encoding class I SAM-dependent methyltransferase, whose product MEVNWPERFYCRSFVRKIAQWREVNYFRATRAIPAGAKVLEIGCGDGGGAGIFSRLFKPGLYHGLDVDPAMVKVAAGRRAKSDLGRFALFVHGDAERLPYRDGAFDAVVNFGIIHHLPDWRRGLAEVGRVLRPGGTFYFEEIYPPLYANPLFRIMLAHPRVDRFHGPEFRAVMDAQGLSLQPGYHESSLYILGVAVKNPRP is encoded by the coding sequence ATGGAGGTCAACTGGCCGGAGCGGTTTTACTGCCGCAGCTTCGTGCGCAAGATCGCCCAATGGCGCGAAGTCAATTATTTCCGGGCCACGCGGGCCATCCCCGCCGGGGCGAAGGTGCTCGAAATCGGCTGCGGCGACGGCGGCGGGGCGGGGATTTTCTCCCGTCTGTTCAAACCCGGCCTCTACCACGGCCTCGACGTGGACCCGGCCATGGTCAAGGTGGCCGCCGGCCGACGCGCGAAAAGCGATCTGGGGCGCTTCGCCCTTTTCGTTCACGGCGACGCCGAGCGCCTGCCCTACCGCGACGGGGCCTTCGATGCGGTGGTCAACTTCGGCATCATCCACCACCTGCCTGACTGGCGGCGCGGCCTGGCCGAGGTCGGCCGGGTGTTGCGGCCGGGCGGGACGTTTTATTTCGAGGAGATCTATCCGCCGCTCTATGCCAATCCGCTTTTTCGCATTATGCTGGCCCATCCCCGGGTGGACCGCTTCCACGGCCCCGAATTCCGGGCGGTCATGGACGCGCAGGGCCTGTCCCTGCAGCCGGGCTACCATGAATCGTCGCTCTATATCCTCGGCGTCGCCGTCAAAAATCCGCGCCCTTGA
- a CDS encoding nucleoside recognition domain-containing protein, with protein sequence MQFRLDQLPAQAAKVAKDAARICLDLFKVMVPILIGVKILKELGLITLLAKPLAPVMGLVGLPPECGLSWATAIANNLYAALAVHAALVPTMEPLTVAQATVIATMMLLAHNIFVEGAIAKKCGVGFTGQAVLRLAAALACGALLHGIFSGLDLFTEPAPLLFTPSAADASLAAWAFGEVKNLAMIYCVIASLVGLMRVLGALGVTRLFETALMPFLRLMGIGRAAATITVIGLVMGLAYGSGLILLDVRQGKVERRDVFSAISLMSLSHALIEDTLLMCLIGASLWGTFVGRLVFSLVVVAVLSRIAPAFARARTA encoded by the coding sequence ATGCAATTTCGCCTCGACCAACTCCCCGCACAGGCCGCGAAAGTGGCCAAGGACGCCGCCCGGATCTGCCTCGACCTGTTCAAGGTCATGGTGCCGATCCTGATCGGCGTGAAGATTCTCAAGGAACTCGGCCTGATCACGCTTTTGGCCAAGCCCCTGGCCCCGGTCATGGGGCTGGTCGGTCTGCCGCCGGAGTGCGGCCTGTCCTGGGCCACGGCCATAGCCAACAACCTTTACGCCGCTCTGGCCGTGCACGCCGCCCTGGTCCCGACCATGGAGCCGCTCACCGTCGCCCAGGCCACGGTCATCGCCACCATGATGCTCCTGGCCCACAACATTTTCGTCGAGGGGGCCATCGCCAAGAAATGCGGCGTGGGGTTCACCGGCCAGGCGGTGCTGCGACTGGCGGCGGCGCTGGCCTGCGGCGCGTTGCTTCACGGCATTTTTTCGGGGTTGGACCTTTTTACGGAGCCGGCGCCGCTGCTGTTCACCCCCTCGGCCGCGGACGCGAGCCTGGCCGCCTGGGCCTTCGGCGAAGTGAAGAACCTGGCCATGATCTATTGCGTCATCGCCAGTCTGGTCGGGCTCATGCGCGTGTTGGGGGCCCTTGGCGTGACGCGTCTTTTCGAAACGGCGCTCATGCCCTTTTTGCGGCTTATGGGCATCGGCCGGGCGGCCGCCACCATCACCGTCATCGGGCTGGTCATGGGCCTGGCCTACGGTTCGGGGCTGATCCTGCTCGACGTGCGGCAGGGCAAGGTGGAACGCCGGGACGTGTTTTCGGCCATAAGTCTCATGAGCCTGTCCCACGCGCTTATCGAGGACACGCTCTTAATGTGCTTGATCGGCGCGAGCCTGTGGGGCACATTCGTCGGAAGGCTGGTCTTTTCCCTGGTCGTGGTGGCGGTCCTGTCCCGGATCGCCCCGGCCTTTGCCAGGGCGCGGACGGCCTGA
- a CDS encoding lytic murein transglycosylase yields MDTAWMARLRTRWYGYAMSAALVAVFLGAALAALAASTVDPAFEPVVRRLVADGFSESRLRRLYSRAEMAFSQNAMADKLTSLYMRKYGLRIVADTQNRLSALGWYPGPVDGRLDRMTKWAIKSYQTAVGLPPNPAASESLLEELARNPVRAPENIAYPDFSAREVHDIVLTPQRLGEAREFYARNREALSRVRQRYGVPEEYLVALLAVETRVGLYLGDRVAVVNLSSLVAAEDLKRIESAFAYEKPSPDRRAWLEKKALQKGEWAYGELKALLRYADAQNMDPLSIPGSIYGAIGICQFMPSNALKYAVDGDGDGKADLFDVADALMSLGNILRAMGWKTGMSDEAMRKVFYAYNHSRVYVNTIMDAAARLREDAASGRLTP; encoded by the coding sequence ATGGATACGGCCTGGATGGCGCGGTTGCGGACGCGCTGGTACGGATACGCCATGTCGGCGGCGCTGGTCGCGGTCTTTCTGGGGGCCGCTCTAGCCGCGTTGGCCGCCTCCACGGTGGACCCGGCCTTCGAACCGGTGGTGCGCCGGCTCGTGGCCGACGGCTTTTCCGAATCCAGGCTGCGCCGGCTGTATTCCCGGGCCGAGATGGCCTTTTCCCAAAACGCCATGGCCGACAAGCTCACGTCCCTGTACATGCGCAAGTACGGGCTGCGGATCGTTGCCGACACCCAGAACAGGCTTTCGGCCTTGGGCTGGTATCCCGGCCCGGTGGACGGGCGGTTGGACCGCATGACCAAATGGGCCATCAAGTCCTACCAGACGGCGGTGGGGCTGCCGCCGAACCCGGCGGCCAGCGAATCGTTGCTGGAGGAGCTGGCCAGGAATCCGGTGCGCGCTCCGGAGAACATCGCCTACCCGGACTTCAGCGCCCGGGAGGTCCACGATATCGTGCTCACGCCCCAGCGCCTGGGCGAGGCCCGGGAGTTTTACGCCCGCAATCGCGAGGCGCTCTCCCGGGTGCGGCAACGCTACGGCGTGCCCGAGGAATACCTGGTGGCGCTGCTGGCGGTGGAAACCCGGGTGGGGCTCTACCTCGGCGACCGGGTGGCCGTGGTCAACCTGTCGAGCCTTGTCGCCGCCGAGGATCTGAAACGCATCGAGTCGGCCTTCGCCTACGAGAAGCCTTCCCCCGACCGGCGGGCCTGGTTGGAGAAAAAAGCCCTTCAAAAGGGCGAGTGGGCCTACGGCGAGCTCAAGGCCTTGCTGCGCTACGCCGACGCCCAGAACATGGACCCGCTGTCCATCCCCGGCTCCATTTACGGGGCCATCGGCATCTGCCAGTTCATGCCCTCCAACGCGCTCAAATACGCCGTGGACGGCGACGGCGACGGCAAGGCCGACCTGTTCGACGTCGCCGACGCGTTGATGAGCCTGGGCAACATTTTGCGGGCCATGGGCTGGAAGACGGGCATGTCCGACGAGGCCATGCGCAAGGTTTTTTACGCCTACAACCACAGCCGGGTGTACGTGAACACGATCATGGACGCGGCCGCGCGGTTGCGTGAAGACGCCGCCTCCGGTAGGCTCACGCCTTGA
- a CDS encoding carboxymuconolactone decarboxylase family protein, which yields MSTDWKGLLGDAMQDLGELAKGNPKIMSAIRTFDEAAAAHGALDAKTRELIALAVAATTRCETCIAVHSKAAVDAGASREELLETLAVAIGLNAGAAFVYSSHILSAFDTLSKK from the coding sequence ATGTCCACCGATTGGAAGGGATTGCTTGGCGACGCCATGCAGGATCTCGGCGAGTTGGCCAAAGGCAATCCCAAAATCATGAGCGCCATACGCACCTTTGACGAGGCGGCCGCCGCCCATGGCGCTCTCGACGCCAAGACCCGCGAACTCATCGCCCTGGCCGTGGCCGCGACCACGCGCTGCGAAACCTGCATCGCCGTGCACAGCAAGGCCGCCGTGGACGCCGGGGCCAGCCGCGAGGAACTCCTCGAAACCCTGGCCGTGGCCATAGGCCTCAACGCCGGAGCGGCCTTCGTCTACTCGTCCCACATCCTGAGCGCCTTCGACACCCTGTCCAAGAAGTAG
- a CDS encoding bactofilin family protein has product MRAYYNANAGLQFIQSMQKASENSLYANQFVANMMEGASAVTYSISPNDGFTYSVVNNTISQNEYDIEYIVGSVDAEGNNAKYNYKIDPVLGVKYTYTGSSGGGPSGSGLSKNLLGAKGAISFGGDLNGNIAASTIDMNEGSNLTGSIVSTSSTQMLTVTKNVVGTVDNPIEICSNSDIELATSGNVLYGDVYSQGGVVIGRPVVGTVRAVGAVTFNSNASVTGDVYTQGTIDTTNGHIYGTAHVNSYGDISGSGDYENVVIETVAAPKSCTTELVFPGHETPSTSTDFDATNNELCVNKQCTFTGKDLNDHSYSYRNFTIPWGYNVCFDLSSGYVNIFVSGDMTVTPQNVYIKTTSSQKCFKNTTKLPQSLNLSYKEYASKLFADVTGKFSIQGGVWFGTVYGGTGVKLGSGTWMTGALYCSDGDITGLWGGRPDIHMDYVESTYFSKR; this is encoded by the coding sequence ATGCGGGCGTATTACAATGCCAATGCCGGGTTGCAGTTCATTCAATCGATGCAAAAAGCCAGTGAAAATAGTTTATACGCTAATCAATTTGTCGCAAATATGATGGAGGGTGCTTCAGCTGTAACGTATTCAATCTCGCCAAATGATGGCTTTACATATTCAGTTGTAAACAATACTATATCACAAAATGAATATGATATTGAGTATATTGTGGGTAGTGTAGATGCTGAGGGAAATAATGCAAAATATAATTATAAAATAGATCCAGTCTTGGGAGTAAAGTACACTTATACTGGATCATCTGGTGGTGGTCCAAGTGGAAGCGGGTTGTCAAAGAATTTATTGGGTGCAAAGGGGGCAATTTCATTTGGTGGAGATTTGAATGGGAATATCGCAGCGTCAACAATAGATATGAATGAAGGATCAAACTTAACTGGTTCTATTGTGTCTACGTCATCAACACAAATGCTTACAGTTACTAAAAATGTTGTTGGAACAGTGGATAATCCAATAGAAATATGCTCAAATTCTGATATAGAGTTAGCGACATCCGGGAACGTTCTATATGGCGATGTCTATTCACAGGGGGGGGTGGTTATAGGGCGTCCTGTTGTAGGCACGGTTAGAGCTGTAGGGGCGGTTACATTTAACAGCAACGCATCGGTTACTGGGGATGTTTATACACAGGGAACGATTGATACTACCAACGGTCATATTTATGGGACAGCGCATGTGAACTCGTATGGGGATATTTCTGGCTCTGGAGATTATGAAAATGTTGTAATTGAAACTGTGGCTGCTCCAAAGTCTTGTACTACAGAATTGGTTTTTCCCGGCCATGAAACTCCTTCAACTTCTACTGATTTTGATGCAACAAACAATGAGTTATGTGTTAATAAGCAATGTACGTTTACAGGAAAAGATTTAAATGATCATTCTTATTCATATAGAAATTTTACGATTCCTTGGGGATATAATGTTTGTTTTGATTTATCCAGCGGTTATGTGAATATATTTGTGTCTGGTGATATGACGGTTACGCCGCAAAACGTGTATATTAAAACCACGAGCTCACAGAAGTGTTTTAAAAATACAACAAAACTACCACAATCTTTGAATCTTTCTTATAAAGAGTATGCTAGTAAATTGTTTGCTGATGTAACAGGTAAGTTTTCGATACAGGGTGGTGTTTGGTTTGGGACAGTTTATGGTGGTACTGGCGTTAAATTGGGCAGTGGAACATGGATGACAGGTGCATTATATTGTTCGGATGGAGATATTACAGGTTTATGGGGAGGGAGGCCGGATATACATATGGATTATGTTGAGTCAACGTACTTTTCGAAACGATGA
- a CDS encoding type II secretion system protein, with amino-acid sequence MNKPSAAASSLGFTLLEIIMTLVLFGIVAMIAASYFSSGITRTDIPVKQLQTDASLQLVLENMISDKEKGNYSNLSAFNTALGTVGQVQTMHGSGSSYVITNKNFVCPDSNTFVTNSSADQFLLVTIKPDASSSVSLSYIFGSNKATVNCNIPGGN; translated from the coding sequence TCCTCGCTGGGCTTTACGCTCCTGGAAATCATCATGACGCTCGTGCTCTTCGGGATTGTCGCGATGATTGCCGCTTCCTATTTTTCCTCGGGCATCACGCGCACGGATATTCCCGTCAAGCAGTTGCAGACAGACGCCAGCTTGCAGCTTGTGCTGGAGAACATGATATCGGATAAGGAAAAGGGGAATTATAGTAACTTGAGCGCATTTAATACCGCGCTTGGGACGGTCGGCCAGGTGCAGACCATGCACGGAAGCGGGTCGAGTTACGTCATTACGAACAAGAATTTCGTTTGTCCTGACTCCAATACATTCGTCACCAATTCCAGCGCCGATCAGTTTCTGCTCGTGACCATCAAGCCGGACGCCAGTTCCAGTGTCAGCCTGAGTTATATTTTTGGGAGCAACAAGGCGACTGTGAATTGCAATATTCCGGGGGGCAATTGA
- a CDS encoding prepilin-type N-terminal cleavage/methylation domain-containing protein: MRGERRVAKSRCGGFTLLEVVFVLVLLGVMALLTSRMFTNFVSGYTMARNSTAAVQKAQNALQRMTIDFTYLTPASSSGGTNSISYNTSLDNDAIVISQSDDKIMYSLNGTGYVLTDGVAADSLRFTYYTNYAAPAATTFDSSGTSLIGISFTMVGDDPSQGFSQAYSTRVALNKIKDE, encoded by the coding sequence ATGCGCGGCGAACGACGTGTCGCTAAAAGTCGTTGCGGCGGCTTTACGTTGCTCGAAGTCGTGTTCGTCCTGGTGCTGCTTGGCGTCATGGCGCTTTTGACTTCACGCATGTTCACCAATTTCGTCTCGGGCTACACCATGGCGCGCAATTCGACCGCCGCCGTGCAGAAAGCCCAGAATGCCCTGCAGCGGATGACGATCGATTTTACCTATCTTACGCCAGCGTCTTCGTCAGGGGGAACGAATTCCATTTCCTACAACACATCGCTTGACAATGATGCGATTGTTATATCGCAGTCTGATGATAAGATTATGTATTCCCTGAATGGAACAGGGTATGTGCTGACGGATGGCGTCGCCGCCGATTCGCTGCGGTTCACCTATTATACCAACTATGCCGCTCCCGCAGCCACGACCTTCGACAGCAGCGGCACTTCGCTGATCGGCATCTCCTTTACCATGGTCGGGGACGATCCAAGCCAGGGGTTTTCGCAGGCGTATTCCACCCGGGTGGCTCTGAACAAGATTAAAGACGAGTGA
- a CDS encoding ubiquinone/menaquinone biosynthesis methyltransferase, translating into MRDTKVRRMFEDIAFSYDFQNSALSAGVDIHWRRRLVDAIEPGYGLVLDAATGTGEVALAIRRRRPGLRVLGLDFSPAMLAVAREKIRRRGVSGYSLGVADCRELPLGENAVAAVTMAFGIRNITERVAVMREFNRVLVPGGRMHIMEFGMPRHGLGKALYRFYFDRILPPFGNFLSRTDYAYSYLVESVDAFPKDGDFLAQMAEAGFAACSVTDLTFGLARIFTGRKL; encoded by the coding sequence ATGCGCGACACCAAGGTGCGGCGGATGTTCGAGGACATCGCCTTTTCCTACGACTTTCAGAATTCCGCCCTGTCGGCGGGGGTGGACATCCACTGGCGCAGGCGTCTGGTGGACGCCATCGAGCCGGGCTACGGCCTGGTCCTCGACGCGGCCACGGGCACGGGAGAGGTGGCGCTCGCCATCCGCCGCCGCCGTCCCGGGTTGCGCGTGCTGGGGCTCGATTTTTCCCCGGCCATGCTGGCCGTGGCCCGGGAGAAGATCCGGCGGCGCGGTGTTTCGGGGTATTCCCTCGGCGTGGCCGACTGCCGGGAGCTGCCCCTTGGCGAGAATGCCGTCGCCGCCGTGACCATGGCCTTCGGCATCAGGAACATCACCGAGCGCGTGGCGGTCATGCGCGAATTTAACCGCGTGCTGGTCCCTGGCGGGCGCATGCACATCATGGAATTCGGCATGCCGCGCCATGGCCTCGGCAAGGCGCTCTACCGCTTTTATTTCGACCGCATCCTGCCGCCGTTCGGCAACTTCCTCTCGCGTACGGACTATGCCTACAGCTACCTTGTCGAGTCCGTGGACGCCTTCCCGAAAGACGGGGACTTTCTGGCCCAAATGGCCGAGGCGGGCTTTGCCGCGTGCTCGGTCACGGACCTGACCTTTGGCCTGGCCCGGATTTTCACCGGACGCAAGTTGTAG